A single window of Taeniopygia guttata chromosome 1, bTaeGut7.mat, whole genome shotgun sequence DNA harbors:
- the CSTB gene encoding cystatin-B (The RefSeq protein has 1 substitution compared to this genomic sequence), with protein MLCGGASAARPATEETQRIAEQVKAQLEEKEGKTFDVFTAVEFKTQVVAGTNYFIKVHVGNEEFLHLRVFKSLPHENEQLSLHSYQGSKTKHDELAYF; from the exons atgttGTGCGGGGGTGCCTCGGCGGCCCGGCCCGCCACCGAGGAGACGCAGCGGATCGCGGAGCAG GTAAAAGCTCAgctagaagaaaaagaagggaagacCTTTGATGTCTTCACTGCAGTGGAGTTTAAAACTCAGGTGGTTGCTGGAACAAACTACTTCATCAAG GTCCATGTTGGGAATGAGGAGTTCCTGCACCTGCGGGTGTTCAAGAGCCTCCCCCACGAGAATGAGCAGCTGAGCCTCCACAGCTACCAGGGCAGCAAGACAAAGCATGATGAACTGGCTTTTTTCTAG